Proteins co-encoded in one Candidatus Zixiibacteriota bacterium genomic window:
- a CDS encoding tetratricopeptide repeat protein, whose amino-acid sequence MARKQKNQKTSSNKSRRQQTTTPQTVLEKAVKANPDDVAARLCLGEWYLKNDQAESILETIEPIEQQCPISDVDLRVDYNRLRAYGLTNKGQYPDAEKAVCRLMEDVPDSLDAWYLLAYVHLAMREYDPSERAARKFLSLYADNTASTTRQSFASTPGHLSQVHNTLGSVHQAREAISEARKAFENAIEADERNHLPYLNLAKIYERSHKLGQAREVIKRGIRNCPQVQELRLVARSLERGATVSACMIVKNEEELLPDCLASIRDWVDEIIVVDTGSTDSTVEIAKSYGAKLFHQKWEGDFSKHRNYSTDQATSDWIFVIDADERFVEDDLDIIRRHMNAGKHRAIAVNVLNHSGKFDENVTSLTSIRLFKRELGLTYEGIVHNQLVIDSEEPIAHTSARIKHLGYGLTEERMATKTKRTIDLLEKQLQDNPDNAFAHFNYAQVLLGQDTAKHPENARHIIDAARRAVELTNPDEGSHDDRNVHLMALYQLAMTHFIIGEDAAGESYALRALELTPDYLDPILLLGNICVRSNRFDEAERYYNRYLETQARVAQTAGMEEMLLMHPCSFQYAYYGLGLVTEYRRDWSATTRYLQKALDQNPELLDANARLGRVCLELKQYEEAEQSFEKQLKIESSSHQAAVGLACVFQATQRQEEADNWLVKALDMLPGDHPALIEYALMLEEADLTGQACAFIDKMTTSEAVPTETQRRLAQCCFRLEKYDHAAMLYELLVQTETTDADLLNDLAGCYFKTEDYSRAEELYQKATEIPQAPAVTFRNLGLARINLEKIDAAAVALATYYELAPDQYEIARLLGDLNLQLKDYNTALTYYERFLQVNPQDPLALFGLSECYLLMGHRESAIMGYERVLQWDPDFTPALERLAQAREMVQKA is encoded by the coding sequence ATGGCTCGCAAGCAGAAGAATCAAAAAACATCGTCCAATAAATCACGGCGTCAACAAACGACAACCCCACAAACAGTTCTGGAAAAGGCTGTAAAGGCAAATCCAGATGACGTTGCTGCCCGGCTATGTCTGGGTGAGTGGTATCTGAAGAACGATCAAGCGGAAAGCATCCTCGAAACGATCGAGCCAATTGAACAGCAGTGCCCGATTTCTGATGTCGATCTTCGAGTGGATTATAACCGTCTGAGGGCCTATGGGCTGACTAACAAGGGACAGTACCCAGACGCGGAGAAGGCTGTGTGCCGTCTGATGGAAGATGTCCCCGATTCTCTGGATGCCTGGTACTTGTTGGCCTATGTTCATCTCGCTATGCGCGAGTACGACCCGTCCGAAAGGGCGGCTCGGAAATTCCTTTCACTTTATGCCGACAACACGGCTAGCACAACGAGGCAATCCTTTGCATCTACTCCGGGTCATCTTTCTCAGGTTCACAATACGCTGGGATCGGTTCATCAGGCTCGGGAAGCGATCTCCGAGGCGCGTAAGGCTTTCGAAAACGCGATAGAGGCTGACGAGCGTAACCATCTGCCATATCTTAATCTGGCGAAAATCTACGAGAGATCACATAAACTTGGGCAGGCACGTGAGGTAATCAAACGAGGCATTCGCAACTGTCCTCAGGTTCAGGAATTACGTCTTGTGGCTCGATCTCTGGAGCGGGGTGCAACCGTTTCGGCTTGTATGATCGTTAAGAACGAAGAAGAACTGCTGCCGGACTGTCTTGCCTCCATCCGAGACTGGGTTGATGAGATCATTGTTGTAGACACCGGTTCAACGGATAGCACGGTCGAGATTGCAAAATCCTATGGAGCCAAACTATTTCATCAGAAATGGGAAGGGGACTTCTCCAAACATCGTAACTACTCCACAGATCAGGCAACCAGTGATTGGATCTTTGTTATAGATGCCGATGAGCGTTTTGTCGAGGACGATCTTGATATAATCCGTCGTCACATGAATGCAGGGAAACACAGAGCAATCGCAGTCAATGTGTTGAATCACAGTGGCAAATTCGACGAGAACGTGACTTCACTTACCTCGATCCGACTTTTCAAGCGAGAACTCGGACTCACCTATGAGGGTATTGTACACAATCAGCTGGTTATTGATTCCGAGGAACCGATTGCGCATACTTCAGCCCGGATCAAGCATTTGGGATATGGTCTCACTGAGGAGCGGATGGCGACCAAAACCAAACGAACTATCGATCTCCTTGAGAAACAACTTCAGGATAATCCCGACAATGCTTTTGCCCATTTCAACTACGCACAGGTGCTACTGGGGCAGGATACTGCAAAGCACCCTGAGAATGCCCGCCATATAATTGATGCCGCCCGGCGTGCAGTCGAATTGACCAATCCTGATGAAGGCAGCCATGACGACCGTAACGTCCATTTGATGGCTCTCTATCAACTGGCGATGACCCATTTCATTATAGGCGAGGATGCCGCAGGGGAGAGTTATGCTCTTCGGGCACTGGAACTGACCCCGGATTATCTCGATCCAATTCTTCTGTTGGGGAATATCTGTGTCCGGAGCAACCGCTTCGATGAGGCCGAGCGGTATTACAACCGTTACCTTGAGACCCAGGCTAGAGTGGCACAAACTGCTGGCATGGAAGAGATGTTGTTGATGCACCCGTGTAGTTTCCAGTACGCCTACTATGGGCTGGGACTGGTCACAGAGTACCGCCGGGATTGGTCAGCAACAACCCGATATTTGCAGAAGGCACTCGATCAGAATCCCGAGTTACTCGATGCCAACGCCCGGTTAGGCAGAGTCTGTCTGGAGCTTAAGCAATACGAAGAGGCGGAACAGTCATTTGAGAAACAGCTTAAAATCGAAAGTTCATCACATCAAGCTGCGGTCGGATTAGCTTGTGTGTTTCAGGCCACACAACGACAAGAAGAGGCTGACAATTGGTTGGTTAAGGCGCTTGACATGCTTCCCGGCGATCATCCAGCCCTCATCGAATATGCCCTCATGCTCGAAGAAGCCGATCTTACCGGGCAGGCATGTGCGTTTATCGACAAGATGACAACCTCTGAGGCAGTACCGACTGAAACACAACGTCGTCTGGCACAATGTTGTTTCCGATTGGAAAAATACGATCATGCGGCTATGCTTTATGAGTTATTGGTTCAAACTGAAACAACGGATGCCGACCTTCTGAACGATCTGGCTGGTTGCTATTTCAAGACCGAAGATTATTCCAGGGCAGAAGAACTTTATCAGAAGGCAACCGAAATACCTCAGGCACCGGCGGTCACATTCCGCAATCTTGGCTTGGCTCGGATCAATCTCGAAAAGATAGATGCGGCCGCAGTTGCCCTGGCAACATATTACGAACTTGCCCCCGACCAGTACGAAATAGCACGCCTGCTGGGCGATTTGAACCTGCAGCTGAAAGATTACAACACCGCCCTTACATACTATGAACGGTTCTTACAGGTCAATCCCCAGGACCCACTGGCATTGTTTGGCCTTTCCGAATGCTATCTGCTGATGGGGCATAGAGAATCAGCTATAATGGGCTATGAGCGCGTACTCCAGTGGGATCCCGACTTTACCCCCGCACTGGAGCGCCTTGCCCAGGCTCGCGAGATGGTTCAGAAGGCTTGA
- a CDS encoding lytic transglycosylase domain-containing protein: MDMFDMHLAEKMSGNKRSISELLYDSLVKTIDPSAGTTVPSGDVGSLSKGDRQTMPLSLERLEVDSRPSRPAIPVKVRPLRALDRTAVTESPVQDSIVTRFGDIIEDAAVANKIDSALICAVIKTESGGNPRAVSPAGAKGLMQLMDGTAAELGVTRVFDPRQNINSGTEYLRKQMDRFGDPRLALAAYNAGPGSVERHNGIPPFPETEAYVSRVMDAYASYREQIGGGKAKAISHSGR; encoded by the coding sequence ATGGACATGTTTGATATGCACCTGGCGGAGAAGATGTCGGGCAACAAGCGTTCCATTTCGGAATTGCTCTACGATTCGCTGGTGAAAACGATCGATCCCAGTGCCGGGACTACTGTGCCGAGCGGTGACGTTGGATCGTTGTCCAAAGGAGATCGCCAGACCATGCCGCTGTCTTTGGAGCGGCTTGAGGTAGACAGCCGCCCCTCACGACCAGCGATCCCGGTCAAGGTCAGGCCTCTGCGGGCTCTGGATCGGACTGCTGTCACTGAGTCGCCCGTCCAGGATAGCATCGTTACCCGTTTCGGTGATATTATCGAGGATGCGGCGGTAGCCAACAAGATCGACTCGGCGTTGATCTGTGCGGTCATTAAGACCGAATCTGGCGGCAATCCGCGGGCGGTGTCGCCAGCTGGAGCCAAGGGATTAATGCAATTGATGGATGGGACGGCGGCCGAGCTGGGTGTGACCAGGGTTTTTGATCCTCGGCAGAATATCAATAGCGGGACAGAGTATCTGCGGAAACAAATGGATCGCTTCGGAGATCCACGACTGGCCCTGGCCGCCTACAATGCAGGCCCCGGATCTGTCGAACGCCACAATGGCATTCCGCCGTTTCCTGAAACCGAAGCATATGTGAGCCGTGTGATGGATGCCTACGCATCGTATCGCGAGCAAATTGGAGGTGGGAAAGCTAAAGCGATATCGCATTCGGGTCGATAG
- a CDS encoding flagellar basal body P-ring protein FlgI, translating into MNSILTRTLATPTGLLLICWLVLAMVSVAEAGKVRVKDICSFQNEQQEDLIGYGLVIGLDGSGDGTGTQFTVQSLVNMMERMGLTVDQTKVKVKNIAAVMVTAKLSSHNAKGTFVDVTVSSVGDASSLQGGTLLMTPLSTLDGVQRAVAQGAISIGGFNVQVDDGNKIVNNYTLVGRVPGGAKVIAPLTVEPSEKRELMLTLRDPNFTTTHRVAERINIKYGLLAYPLDAGTIKLVIPDSLSHPNSRIEFISDVGLLQVVPDTPARVVINEKTGTIVVGQHVTIDPVAIAHGTITVHVQSTPIISQPEPFSDGHTVVSQDSRISVKDDKARVIHLKRVVYLSDVANALNRIGATPRDIIAIFQALKQAGALHSELIIL; encoded by the coding sequence ATGAACTCGATTCTTACGAGAACCCTTGCTACACCGACGGGACTGCTCCTGATCTGTTGGCTTGTGTTAGCCATGGTTTCCGTAGCGGAAGCTGGTAAAGTCCGGGTTAAGGACATCTGTAGTTTTCAGAATGAGCAGCAGGAAGACTTGATCGGCTATGGTCTGGTCATTGGTCTCGATGGGAGTGGCGATGGCACGGGAACTCAGTTTACGGTCCAATCACTGGTCAATATGATGGAGCGCATGGGTCTGACCGTCGATCAAACCAAGGTTAAGGTCAAAAATATCGCTGCCGTTATGGTAACCGCCAAGCTCTCCAGTCACAATGCCAAGGGTACGTTTGTTGATGTGACGGTGTCGTCGGTTGGAGACGCCTCGTCATTGCAGGGTGGAACGCTGCTGATGACGCCACTTTCGACACTCGATGGCGTCCAAAGGGCGGTGGCTCAGGGAGCAATTTCGATTGGTGGCTTTAACGTGCAAGTAGATGATGGCAATAAGATAGTAAACAACTATACGCTGGTTGGCAGAGTGCCGGGTGGGGCCAAGGTAATTGCTCCCTTGACGGTAGAGCCTTCCGAAAAACGGGAGTTGATGCTGACTCTTCGTGATCCCAATTTCACCACCACCCATCGGGTGGCCGAGCGGATCAATATCAAATATGGGTTGCTGGCATACCCGCTGGATGCTGGTACTATTAAGCTGGTGATTCCGGATTCGCTGTCGCATCCAAACAGCCGCATTGAGTTTATCTCCGATGTGGGCCTCCTTCAGGTAGTGCCGGACACACCGGCACGGGTAGTGATCAACGAAAAAACCGGTACCATTGTCGTCGGTCAGCATGTGACAATCGATCCGGTGGCAATTGCTCATGGGACAATAACAGTCCATGTTCAGTCAACTCCGATTATTTCGCAGCCGGAGCCGTTCAGCGACGGCCACACGGTAGTTTCCCAGGATTCACGAATCAGCGTTAAGGATGATAAGGCGCGTGTCATTCATCTCAAGAGAGTAGTATACCTCTCCGATGTTGCCAATGCTCTGAACCGAATCGGAGCTACACCGCGCGATATCATTGCAATATTCCAGGCTCTCAAGCAGGCCGGAGCGCTGCACTCCGAGTTGATCATTTTATAA
- the flgL gene encoding flagellar hook-associated protein FlgL: MRITNGMIADRVVFNMQRSISRYMNLQTRLSTGRILNKPSDDPIGVQRALVYRTELAKNEQYSKTVHQAQSWMGTYDMVLSDLKNLVSNAKEIAVAMANGNYDDVTRQGSAEEVSSILERLVQLGNSELEGRFVFSGHRTQQKALSVSANGVVYDGNDGLIEYQIESSSRMGINLVGSDVFLAQVSTLGEDADLGAGVTDATLLSDLHNAAGIDQDVGTFTVIDENLGLSVNVDVSAMVTVGDLFDPVTGVNAQLVAGGITNVELKLGAEGNNLLLDTLGNGTISTTTELDRINNGHGLDLLPGNFIVTDGAAVNIQIDVSGATSIGDVITAFNTQMAAAGYATVTMSINAGNTGLDITDSTGTLGFSVDDVSPERATALGLGIRGTIDPVLSGTDLEPIPSIVIEETTGTTASDLGILGTHTGDFSGNDLDPRMLATTNIADLQNGNGMEFGRLVIHQGETTRTIDLSSSALVTIQDVLDVLNNSGIDITASINSSSRGIQIVSNDTDASFIIDCDTTDETAKQMQLWGSSDTMGSMILLHTALENNDQEGVGMLLANMDDSMQHLLNLRAGVGSKSIRLEGTLSRITDLELNFTSLLSDTEDADITELVTQLAVYENNYQAALMATARIVQPSLMDFLR; encoded by the coding sequence ATGCGAATTACAAACGGCATGATTGCCGATAGAGTAGTGTTCAACATGCAGCGATCAATTAGTCGCTATATGAACCTGCAGACTCGATTATCCACGGGCAGGATACTCAATAAACCGTCGGATGACCCGATTGGCGTTCAACGAGCTCTCGTGTATCGTACCGAGTTGGCCAAGAACGAGCAATACAGCAAGACCGTGCATCAGGCTCAGTCCTGGATGGGGACGTATGACATGGTCCTGAGCGATCTCAAGAACCTCGTTTCCAATGCCAAGGAGATTGCGGTGGCCATGGCCAACGGCAACTACGATGACGTTACCCGGCAAGGATCGGCCGAAGAGGTGTCCTCAATTCTTGAGCGTCTCGTGCAGCTTGGTAATAGCGAACTTGAAGGTAGGTTCGTATTCTCCGGGCATCGCACCCAACAGAAGGCACTCTCGGTTTCCGCCAATGGAGTCGTTTACGACGGCAACGACGGTTTGATTGAGTATCAGATAGAATCGTCATCTCGCATGGGGATCAACCTGGTTGGCTCAGATGTATTCCTGGCTCAAGTCAGTACACTGGGAGAGGATGCCGACCTCGGCGCGGGTGTAACCGATGCCACTCTCCTGAGTGATCTACACAATGCTGCTGGTATTGACCAGGATGTAGGCACGTTTACCGTTATCGACGAAAACCTGGGCCTGTCGGTTAACGTTGATGTCAGCGCCATGGTGACAGTGGGCGACCTGTTCGATCCCGTTACCGGAGTAAACGCCCAGCTTGTGGCTGGAGGAATCACCAATGTCGAGTTAAAACTGGGGGCCGAAGGAAACAACCTCCTGCTGGATACTCTTGGTAATGGAACGATTTCGACTACTACCGAACTTGACAGGATCAACAATGGGCATGGTCTGGATTTACTACCGGGTAACTTCATCGTAACTGATGGTGCGGCAGTTAACATCCAGATTGATGTGAGCGGAGCGACCTCGATTGGTGATGTCATCACCGCATTCAATACGCAGATGGCTGCGGCTGGCTATGCCACCGTGACAATGAGCATCAACGCCGGTAACACCGGTCTTGATATAACAGACAGCACTGGCACGCTGGGGTTCTCTGTTGATGATGTTTCCCCCGAGCGGGCGACCGCTCTTGGTCTGGGAATTCGCGGTACTATTGATCCGGTTCTGTCGGGTACCGACCTGGAGCCGATACCGAGCATCGTCATCGAGGAAACCACTGGAACTACAGCCTCTGATTTGGGAATATTGGGAACTCACACCGGGGATTTCTCCGGTAATGATCTGGACCCTCGAATGCTGGCCACCACTAATATCGCTGATCTCCAGAACGGCAACGGGATGGAATTCGGACGGCTGGTTATACATCAGGGAGAAACCACAAGAACGATAGACCTGTCTTCTTCAGCTCTAGTGACAATTCAGGATGTTCTGGATGTGCTTAATAACTCTGGTATTGACATCACCGCCTCGATCAACTCCTCGAGTCGCGGGATTCAGATTGTCAGTAATGACACCGATGCCTCCTTCATCATTGATTGCGACACAACGGACGAAACGGCGAAACAGATGCAGCTTTGGGGATCGAGTGATACTATGGGGTCGATGATTCTTCTGCATACTGCCCTTGAGAACAACGATCAAGAGGGCGTCGGAATGCTTCTGGCCAATATGGATGACTCTATGCAGCACCTGCTCAATCTCCGAGCAGGAGTTGGATCCAAGTCCATCAGGCTGGAAGGGACCCTGAGCCGGATCACCGATTTGGAATTGAATTTCACGAGTCTTCTAAGTGATACTGAAGATGCAGACATTACCGAGCTGGTGACTCAACTGGCTGTATATGAAAATAATTACCAGGCAGCGCTGATGGCAACCGCAAGAATTGTACAGCCGTCGCTGATGGATTTCTTACGATAG
- a CDS encoding flagellar protein FlgN, with amino-acid sequence MVDRLIDILGREAALFESFLQLLERQQRALVDNDAEELGRITELQREKLSESTLLHRERESVIGAIKENNAIEGDLTVSRLVEIVDKSQAEVLTRLRDAILNVNERILNTRNQNAMLLNKSREYINRMMKMLSAVGDPTPEYTAGGAERNSGRNVAVDWRV; translated from the coding sequence ATGGTGGACCGATTAATAGACATACTTGGCAGGGAAGCCGCACTCTTCGAGTCATTCCTTCAACTACTTGAACGCCAGCAACGCGCTCTGGTGGATAATGACGCTGAAGAACTTGGTAGGATTACTGAGCTGCAACGCGAGAAACTTTCAGAAAGTACGTTGCTACATCGCGAGCGCGAGAGTGTGATTGGGGCTATCAAGGAGAACAACGCCATTGAAGGTGATCTCACCGTCTCCCGACTGGTGGAAATAGTGGACAAGTCACAGGCTGAAGTGTTGACCCGATTGCGCGATGCGATCCTGAACGTCAACGAACGAATTCTTAACACACGCAATCAGAACGCGATGCTACTGAATAAATCACGCGAATATATTAACCGTATGATGAAAATGCTGTCGGCGGTGGGAGATCCAACTCCTGAGTATACTGCTGGCGGAGCTGAACGGAACAGCGGACGCAATGTCGCTGTTGATTGGAGGGTGTGA
- a CDS encoding flagellar assembly protein FliW: protein MLVQSDRFGSLEIPENKIITTKKPILGFEKLTKYCLIEQEDFLPFRWFQSIEDPRIAFIVVNPTVFFADYKIRVHSKEVADLGVQSPENVETYVIVTVPENPKEMSVNLQGPILINTENNLGKQLVLVNSDYHVQHPLLDASETDPQVEQPEVEEPVGV from the coding sequence ATGTTGGTGCAGAGTGATCGTTTTGGGTCGCTGGAGATCCCTGAGAACAAGATAATCACGACTAAGAAACCAATTCTTGGCTTTGAGAAGCTAACGAAGTACTGCTTGATTGAGCAGGAGGATTTTCTTCCTTTCAGGTGGTTTCAGTCAATTGAAGATCCACGCATCGCGTTTATCGTGGTCAACCCGACTGTGTTTTTCGCGGACTATAAAATTCGTGTTCATTCCAAGGAGGTGGCCGATCTTGGAGTGCAGTCGCCAGAAAACGTGGAAACCTATGTGATCGTAACAGTGCCCGAAAATCCCAAGGAAATGTCGGTTAATCTACAGGGACCGATCCTTATTAACACTGAGAACAATCTGGGCAAGCAACTGGTGTTGGTCAACTCGGACTATCACGTTCAACATCCGCTGCTCGACGCGAGCGAGACTGATCCCCAGGTGGAGCAGCCAGAAGTCGAAGAGCCGGTGGGCGTGTAG
- the flgA gene encoding flagellar basal body P-ring formation chaperone FlgA has translation MSSPEAATPDRVIIDRLVDMYQLDTTEYRVEVVSSRLKIADIQLEELSLRPLTQKEPLGLFSVKVDIEIDGQVVESGQVRLKIRKFAEVVVTADKIRRKDIFHDDNVATRRMEVTSLRERPVQSLAVLEGHRAKRNLRNGAILTTACIEAIPDMESGRAVKIVYVDGLCQVTAPGVAMEQGMAGDYVKVKNKASGKIIVARIVDNGAVAVDP, from the coding sequence GTGTCAAGCCCCGAAGCTGCCACGCCCGATCGGGTCATCATTGATCGACTGGTCGATATGTATCAGCTGGATACAACCGAGTATAGAGTTGAAGTTGTGTCCAGTCGGCTTAAGATCGCCGATATCCAACTGGAGGAGTTGTCCCTTCGACCTTTGACGCAGAAGGAGCCGTTGGGACTATTTTCCGTCAAGGTTGACATAGAAATCGATGGCCAGGTTGTCGAGAGCGGACAGGTTAGACTCAAGATCAGGAAATTTGCCGAGGTAGTGGTCACGGCCGACAAGATCAGGCGCAAGGATATTTTCCATGACGACAACGTTGCAACTCGTCGCATGGAAGTGACCTCACTCAGAGAACGACCAGTTCAATCCCTCGCAGTTCTGGAAGGACATCGCGCCAAACGGAATCTCAGAAACGGTGCAATCCTCACTACAGCCTGCATCGAGGCTATCCCGGACATGGAGTCCGGGCGAGCCGTTAAGATTGTTTATGTCGATGGCCTTTGCCAGGTTACTGCGCCCGGAGTGGCAATGGAGCAGGGTATGGCCGGTGACTATGTGAAAGTGAAGAATAAAGCTTCAGGGAAGATTATTGTAGCGCGCATCGTCGATAACGGCGCTGTCGCGGTTGACCCCTAA
- a CDS encoding flagellar basal body L-ring protein FlgH, whose amino-acid sequence MTTRRVLFILLVLLLLPFSLKLRGDDFGQAQSLFTDIKAHKVGDILTVLIYEQSRATQKAESKSEKSTSLSADGGPGVGPLDFIPLFNMSAKNGSSFDGKGENVRNGMLRARMSVTVVSVLPNGDLVIEGSRTVGISGDRETLQLTGVVRQKDISPGNTIDSYLIADAEIHYTGKGNATTASRPGFFTRLVGWLF is encoded by the coding sequence ATGACAACGAGAAGAGTTCTATTCATTTTATTGGTGTTGCTGCTGCTACCGTTCTCCCTGAAACTACGGGGAGATGATTTCGGTCAGGCTCAGTCACTGTTTACCGACATCAAGGCTCATAAGGTGGGGGATATCTTGACGGTGCTGATCTATGAGCAGAGCCGCGCTACTCAGAAAGCGGAATCCAAGTCGGAGAAAAGTACATCCTTATCGGCCGATGGTGGACCCGGGGTCGGCCCTCTTGATTTTATCCCATTGTTCAACATGAGCGCCAAGAATGGTAGTTCCTTTGATGGCAAAGGTGAAAACGTTCGCAACGGGATGCTGCGGGCGAGGATGTCGGTCACGGTTGTGAGTGTTCTGCCCAACGGCGACCTCGTCATAGAGGGCTCACGAACGGTCGGCATATCAGGGGATCGAGAAACTCTCCAGTTGACTGGAGTGGTGCGCCAAAAAGACATTTCACCCGGCAATACCATTGATTCTTATCTCATTGCCGATGCAGAAATTCACTACACCGGCAAAGGTAATGCAACAACGGCCAGTCGGCCGGGTTTTTTCACCCGGTTGGTAGGCTGGTTGTTTTAG
- the csrA gene encoding carbon storage regulator CsrA: MLILTRRLGESITIGDNIKISVLGIHGRQVRIGIEAPPEVVVHREEIYVKIQEENRRASKPVKGDLFGVVGMLRDKLKRKDRKANDQRPAKIEYKNERPPRRPGNGPGMP; this comes from the coding sequence TTGCTTATTCTAACAAGGAGGTTGGGCGAATCTATTACAATCGGAGACAATATAAAAATCTCCGTTCTCGGGATCCACGGACGTCAGGTGCGTATAGGCATCGAGGCACCGCCCGAAGTAGTCGTCCATCGCGAAGAGATCTATGTCAAGATACAAGAAGAGAACCGTCGAGCATCAAAACCGGTCAAGGGTGATTTGTTTGGTGTCGTCGGAATGCTCCGAGACAAGCTGAAAAGGAAGGATCGCAAAGCGAACGATCAACGCCCGGCCAAAATTGAGTACAAAAATGAACGACCGCCACGGCGGCCGGGCAACGGACCGGGGATGCCCTAG
- the flgK gene encoding flagellar hook-associated protein FlgK — protein sequence MAGLFQALEVGKRALLSSQVYLQTIGHNIANVNTPGYSRQRVHISATRPSDSPYGPIGTGMGVDSIRHVRDLFLGEQFRQTSQSVGEWTYKEKVLSQLETVFAEPADNTLNERLNEFWNSWDTLSQHAESMTSRKAVLGAAERLVTDFRELSRQLTDLRDSIDGDLTAMTQEVNRLSTEVAMLNQQIVTQELDGSSSNDLRDIRDQLIDELSLLVNTNTIEDARGGVRVLIGSLEIVNGSNATAIDTETHLVEGGIRHRLIWEGTSVELTCGSGELRGLLDSRDILIPKYLEELDALAASVVYQVNSIHSTGYGLDGIDGRDFFDSTYTTASSMRINQELELAPEKLAASASGETGDGTIALNMQGLRNERVMVNGTSTINDYYNSMIGDLGLESHQAMSFASNYKLLVHQVENSRQSIQGVSLDEEMASMIKHQHAYEAAARVITVMDEALDVVISRMGIVGR from the coding sequence ATGGCGGGCTTATTCCAAGCACTGGAAGTTGGCAAGCGAGCACTACTGTCCAGTCAAGTATACCTTCAGACCATCGGGCATAATATTGCCAACGTAAATACGCCCGGCTATTCCCGGCAGCGAGTACACATTAGTGCCACTCGCCCGTCAGACAGTCCGTATGGACCAATCGGTACCGGGATGGGCGTTGATAGCATCAGGCACGTTCGCGATCTCTTCCTGGGAGAGCAGTTTCGGCAGACAAGTCAGTCAGTTGGAGAGTGGACTTACAAGGAGAAGGTACTTTCCCAGTTAGAGACTGTTTTTGCCGAGCCGGCTGACAATACGCTCAACGAACGATTAAACGAGTTCTGGAATTCGTGGGATACTCTTTCTCAGCATGCCGAATCCATGACCAGCCGCAAGGCAGTACTGGGTGCGGCGGAGAGACTTGTCACCGACTTCAGGGAGCTTTCCCGGCAACTTACTGATCTGCGTGACTCGATTGATGGTGATCTCACGGCGATGACGCAGGAGGTCAACCGTCTGAGTACGGAAGTCGCCATGCTCAATCAGCAAATTGTCACCCAGGAACTGGACGGTTCCTCATCCAATGATCTTCGTGATATCAGAGATCAACTCATCGATGAACTCTCCTTGCTGGTTAATACCAACACGATTGAAGATGCCCGTGGCGGGGTCAGAGTGCTTATCGGGTCTCTTGAGATTGTCAACGGATCCAATGCGACAGCTATCGACACTGAAACCCATCTGGTAGAGGGCGGCATCAGGCATCGTCTCATCTGGGAAGGAACTTCGGTTGAACTTACTTGCGGCTCAGGGGAACTCAGAGGGTTGCTTGACTCTCGGGATATTCTGATTCCGAAGTATCTGGAGGAACTCGATGCGTTGGCAGCGTCGGTTGTATACCAGGTCAACAGCATTCACTCCACTGGATACGGGTTGGATGGAATAGACGGTCGTGATTTCTTTGACTCGACTTATACTACAGCATCCTCCATGCGGATCAACCAGGAATTGGAACTGGCTCCTGAAAAACTTGCAGCATCTGCCTCGGGCGAAACGGGCGATGGCACGATAGCTCTTAACATGCAGGGTTTGCGTAATGAACGGGTCATGGTCAACGGCACATCGACAATAAACGACTACTATAATTCAATGATCGGTGACCTTGGACTTGAGTCTCACCAGGCCATGTCCTTTGCCAGTAATTATAAACTTCTCGTCCATCAGGTTGAAAACTCCCGACAATCGATCCAGGGAGTCTCGCTTGACGAGGAAATGGCCAGCATGATAAAACACCAGCATGCCTATGAGGCAGCGGCAAGAGTCATCACCGTTATGGACGAGGCGTTGGATGTTGTGATCTCCAGGATGGGGATCGTAGGACGATAG